The sequence below is a genomic window from Ischnura elegans chromosome 2, ioIscEleg1.1, whole genome shotgun sequence.
TACATGTACATTTATGTGACTCTCAGTCACTACAAAAAGGAATTCTGAGCACATCCTAAAATTACTGGTATTTGCACGCAATACAATTAATAACATATAAAGTTGCTACATAGATATCAATTTTGTTCCGGGGATCTGGATTAGAATATAGGTATTAATCAATGGAAAATTGGTAAAGAGAAAGGTTTTTAGAGTGGTTTAATTCTGCAAAAGTGACATATGTGAAGGTACCAGGACCATAGCTATGGTTTGAATACGaatgaatattttactttaatatttccAGGAATCAAAGAACAGGAAATTTGGGGAACTACCATAGGAACAGAATAAAACATAGGGCGAGTCCAGTTTTCAAAGCAAAACAAAGAAACTTATACCCCTGAATTTAATAAGTTGTCTTTTAATACATTCACTCTTACTTTGACATCATTTGCTTTCTTCGAACTAGCAGATGCTGAAGGTGCTGCTTTCGTGGTAGTAGTACTGTTTGCTTTTGCGGCAGGCTTTTCTGCAGCTGGTTTTTCTGGAACTACCTTCTTTTTCCTATGAGTAGTCAAAAGCAATTCTTCCTTTCTCTCATTTTCTGGTAATGATTCCAAATATGTTGCATATTCTAATTTATACTGATCTATCATTTGCTGCACCTAAAGATAAaagtattataataattaagtcatcaattctaattattataagaaaatcAATTCTCAATATAAcaatttaacatgaaaatatcagaggaaaaaatgtttactttgtcATGGTACTTCTTCTTATCTATTGCAGAAAGATCCTTCCACATTTTTGAGATTTCTAACATTCTCCCTTTGGAATTGTATTTCTTCATTTCATCACTAGCTAACATAATTCGAGAAAATAAACTGTAACCCGAATTTGGAGGTTTTTCAGGTTTACCAGCcaatctgaaataaaataattttttttcaggaaaggGCACCTCATGATGGTATATTAAAATTGCGGAGTGAATATCTAAGATAAGGAGGGCAGGATTAATCCACCTTAAACTagatgaatagaaagtaacaaaACATTTTGCAAGTGTGTATTCAACGAGGTACTGTAGTCTATATATACAAGTAAAATTGACAAGCATGAGTAAATACATTAGCAGAGAGTTTAGcatataaatttacattcaaactCATAAAATGCATCTACCATATAAGATAATCATATTAAATTAGCTAATAAACAAACCTTTCCTTCAACTGCTTCTCATCTTTGGTAAGTACTGGTTTTAAGGGTTGAGGCACAAAATTGGGATTTTCCCTCATATAAACTTTCAGTTCAGCCTGTTAATAATAAGATGGATGGAATAAGCATCAAAGATACATAAAAAAGATATGTCACATCTGCTGAACAAAAAAAATTCCTTACTTGATAGCGTGTTTCATCTTCCAGAGCCCGATTAATCCAAATTAGTTTTTTCTTATCACTAACATTCTTCCacatttctttgcatttttctTGCCTGAAGTCTGGGTCATCTCGGTGAGTTTTCAACTTCTCTAAATAATATAGCTGTTGAGAAAATAAAGGTTGTAATTACACAGGAAAGAGAATTTTAGGTACTAAAAGACACGGGGTGAAGTTGCAAAGCTCAAATAACAAACATGGAGGAATTTATTCCTTTATCAAATGAACATAATTGTTAAACACTTTTAAAACTGcccttatgaaaaaattgtataaacctgccattgcaatgtataagaatgtataaaatttttaaacaggtcTATACAATTTTTTCTTAGGAGTGTAAACAATTCTTTTTTTAGCCTTTTAGAATTCTTCTACTTGACTGTGTAAATGCATGCATATAGTATTCCTCCACCACAAAGAGGTAGTAGAAAATGATAAAGAATCAAAAATAAGACTCATTTTGAATTCTTCAATCAAAGAAAATGTATAGAAAAATATCATGGGCACTCTTAAGCTGACCTTAAAAGGTGTACAGGGTCTGCGTGGCCCTGGCTCCATTTGAGGAGGTGGTTTGTCCTTAGGAGTACTTTTGGGAACCATTTCCGGATGAAGACGACtagaagaaaagagaagaaaaaaatgaggctAAGTTCAGAGCCCCCTAAAAGATCCAATCTAAACAGCATTTGTGTTGAAGCACCGAGTGAATGAAAGAAGTTCCAAGGAATCTTTTTCCAGTGTCTATCAATGCCAGGCAAAAAGTGTACAATGAgattcaaagcaaaattaaagcatcaattcattaaattatctctgaaaaattaaattaattgaataatgaCAAATCCTGCAGAATTTGGCCATTTTCATTCCTTATATCTAATCCATAATTCTCTATTTCGAATATCTACCTATTGACCAAAAGTAATATAGCTGTCCAAAACATGTGGTAGAatgtgttttcataaaatttaacaccAGCATTCATTAGTTTTGCTGAATATTTACACTCTTTTTTTAACTCAATGATTCAatcaaaattcaaacaaaaatttattttttgctgcaaTTAATTACATTGCAGCCATACGTATCAATGATAGTTGCCTAGATAAAGCCAACCACTATTTATTAATTACTTACTAAAACTCCTCCAACTTCTCTTCGTATTCCCTTCTTTCTTCAGCTGCCTTATCTATGtatttttgctttttcttttttgataaatttttgtaCATCAAGGCTATATGTTTTGATACTGCAGTCTAAAATAAAAACGagatcaaaacattttttttgaaatatccaatgggaaaaaattgtagaACCATAGCACACAACGAAGTATATTTGCAGTATCTCctaatataaatgaaatgatttccttttcataaaaaacagCCATATTGTAAAATTGCTTACCATTTCCAGTCCTGGGTGTTCCTTTGCAACCCTGTCTTTCTTctctaaataaaataacatatatgTTGACAACGGCCGCCTTGGCAGATCTGGATGTCTATtctacaaaagaaatattttatgtcaatATAAATTCAATCTATAGAAGTAATCAGTTCCAATACAAAAACTTGACCTGACCTTAATAAATAAGATGATTATGCTATTATATGATTACCTGTTTGGTGCTTCGGTAAAAATTGGTCCATGGTTGAGTCACCCAAGTTTTGGCATCCTCCAACAACTCCCGGAGTAACCGGTAACGCCGGAGTCTTTTCTGAATTTTGTTCCACATGGCTTTACATTCTGGCCCAGTGTATGGTCCAAACCTAACCTGCAGTAGTAAAAAATCAAGTAAGACAATTATAATCTGTGTACagatatatatctttattttggTACCATTAGCTCCGAAGGTTGTAAATCATTATAAACATAAACAATAGCTTTAGATTACATAATATGAAATGATTCCACAAACAATGCTTTCTTAAACAACATGTATGTTACACATTGCTGTTTGAGGTACTCATAAATATTGTTAACATGCTgtctttgttaaaaaaatttcactataaaataaaatttcagctaccttccaaggaataaaaaaaatggacaaaCAGATGTTACTGAGACTGAGAACAGAGCTGAAAGGTTGGAAATTTAACTATCAAAAGACACTAAAGGAACAGAAACATTAAAACATTTCACCAGTTCAGCATTTTAGGgtaaaattagaacaggggccatataaaaattttgttttcaagtattttattaaaacattttgcagcgtactttcaaattttcattgtgaTTATGCACTCATTTcagaataaacaataaaatacatcacttaaaattaaatgaatgcattACTACCAAACATATCATTAACTCGTAAACCACACAGTTAAAATTATGGTAcgttaaatgaaaatgaaattcttgaaatcgaacattttaatgaatcaagattcaatataataaaagaaatatacaatcCATGAGTATTTGCCTTGCCCACAGCAAATGTAGGTAAACCCTTCCTTCTTTGCTATCGGAAGGGCACAAATATCAAAAATTTCATCaggtaacattaaaaataaatgataaatgcagTAAATTTAGGCTATTTGATCTCTGAATAAAGGAATCACTCGCTACCTCAAAGCTAAAATGAGTTACTAATATCTAATAATGTGCAGATTGCAAAAAAAATCGTTTCAAGAGTCGCTAAGTACCAAGGGAGCTACAGGCTTCCAACGGCCATATAATAACTAACTCATTTAATGAAGGCCATTTATTCGGTAGAATACAATTTGATAACAATCCGTTAGTGGATGACCTCTGCTAAAAGGAATACGTGAGTAAtgtagagattttaaaaaatatttaaattaagattttattaaattttatttttttatcaatcctAACCTTAGCAAAATAATCATTAatcttaatataaaatttatttggattATTTCCGCACTTGTGCATTCATATGGCTTATTTCAAATTACAGCAAAATTAATGCGGCAAAATTAATGCGACAAAATTCAATGACAGAGACAGATAAAACGGTAAGCAAAATTTCCAAAACTAGCGAAAATTTGCCACTAATGAGCGTCGCACATCGCACCGCACGACGTATCTTTCAGAGTAGCAGATTTGGATTCTTACTACACCATGGCTAGTCCCTAGATTATACCAAAAATTCATAACTACGTGAATAAATGGATTAGATCCATTTACAAGGAGTAGATTAGTTACTGTCTTACAGTAATATTTCAAGAACATGGCGATTCAGTGACAAAAACTGCAGCCTTATAACATTATTTCGTAACtaacaaaataactataataaAGGGCAGTAAAATGTAGGCAGTTTTCACTCGCTTTTCAATTCGTACGCTTAAGCTATCTTCCATATCAACAAAAAGTATGTAATCTAATTCCAATGGTTTTTGACAGCCTGCGAAGTTTTTAGTACTACAGAAAACCGAAATGGCGCTCCGATCGCAGAAGTGACTGCCACTAAGGGACAAGGCTTATTGCAATCACTTTCTCCCAATGGTTTGTCGAGTAGGTCGTGCCCGTGGTGCGGGCAACTATGCGAAACAGAATGTTGTTTTTGCAACCATAATTTTGAGGGAGACAAATCTAATGGCATAGATGATCCTATTAACGCAAGATAAATTTTCGCTGAAAATTCGTTCATTTACCTTCATGCAACGAAGACAGATCACAATTATATGCCACTAAATATaggaatttcacttttatttgtggttctacaatgtcaaataaacttaatacattgataaaaattcttttaaaaattttcagccttTCGGAAACAACCCTccatttacacttttttttatcattaactaacatacaattgtatttttttctggcaaCATAGGACGTCATGATTATGTCACTCCCATCACTTAACAGTTGAAAAATGTATCATAGTTACAGAAGCATCTCTTTACAGAACAGTAGTAATTATCAGGAGTTATTTTCTGGTATCCCGtagaaaacaaacattttatacGCGACACTTAGGCCACGTTTTCTTATAAACAAAATTGGCAAGTGGTTTAATAGCATACAACATGGGGCACAGCAGAGAGTATCTTATCACAAGAAATGTGTCGCTCTGATGCCAGGGAAAAATTTTCCGATCCATATTTGTTGTTGGACCTCATTAAGGATGTTTAATTAGAGTTAATGCCCACAATCACTTTCAGACAAACACACACTAATCTATTTATGCATATATCGGTGAAAGATGTGGCATCGTCAATAAATGCTGAATGAAAAAGTTTagtttaaaaatacaaatggGATACCTGCGTAATGTTTAAAAGTACTGACAAGTTTTCCGCACAAAACAGGCGCAGGTTTTCCGCATGTGCCTGGCATAGGCGATACATTCGTCTTCAAAATGGCAATAGGAATCGATACCATGATCGATTagcaatttaaaacattttaacagtgTTTTAGATTCGGAATCAGATATGTACTACAAATGACGTCAAAGTTAAAACTGAAACGGTGATACATACAAATGTGAGTTTTGACCTCAAAAGGAAATGCCAGCCACAGGCCATtgaataaaatctctatacacGTCTTGAACGAGAATAGGGCAAACCACACATAATATTCTAGCCTTACGAAATTTCGCAGTTTCTCCCACTACCAAAACAATATTGCATTATCATCTGGATCAGTAAAAAGGAGTGTTTAGGAATGaatttgcaaaatgaaaaaatgacttgCAAATGATGaaaacttgaaatgcaaaatgaaaagcAACGATATACAAGCTAAACGGAAACATATTAAACATTAAAAGtgagacattaaaaaaatgaacttcagtaatttaggaaaaataaataaaaaaaggagagcTTCTACCCAATCaatcaagaaatttaaaattggaGCATTTAGAGATAGAACTTGAACTGAGAAAGGTCCTTCAAATTTCATTGCCATGAGTTCCGTGGGTATTTATAGAACATATTCAGATAGTTATAAAATACATTGCCAAACGATTAGTGGGTAAAATGGCGATAAACCTGTTACTCATGGGAGCGCACATGACCTTCCCAAGGTTTCCTAACAAAATTTAACACCAGTTACTTACATCACgcgaaaaacatcaaaattaagAACTTTGCACGTGATTATATGAGTGTTGAAGATGAATTTTCGAATAAAGCAACAAATTAATGCTGAAGAACGTCAAGACA
It includes:
- the LOC124154309 gene encoding nucleolar transcription factor 1-A-like; the protein is MVLDRKKRSAPQPSEASEIVAKKHKGEESRVPPPLPVNAKEGKESKSKKKGSDKSRPVKVERVEEVVEDAVVPVKQENNNDIPSWPEDHLWELMKRMEASIPARDSLRFDSRVEKLDWEEVRFGPYTGPECKAMWNKIQKRLRRYRLLRELLEDAKTWVTQPWTNFYRSTKQNRHPDLPRRPLSTYMLFYLEKKDRVAKEHPGLEMTAVSKHIALMYKNLSKKKKQKYIDKAAEERREYEEKLEEFYRLHPEMVPKSTPKDKPPPQMEPGPRRPCTPFKLYYLEKLKTHRDDPDFRQEKCKEMWKNVSDKKKLIWINRALEDETRYQAELKVYMRENPNFVPQPLKPVLTKDEKQLKERLAGKPEKPPNSGYSLFSRIMLASDEMKKYNSKGRMLEISKMWKDLSAIDKKKYHDKVQQMIDQYKLEYATYLESLPENERKEELLLTTHRKKKVVPEKPAAEKPAAKANSTTTTKAAPSASASSKKANDVKVQEKEPPAPVKDKKSKKEWKQTLYQGEPEPPPVTAFQLFLKSFMSDATHIPPATRMKEAPRYWEMLPESEKAKHRKKLGELKQKYIANYEKFLKGLSQEQLKEYSTLKSNCNRLDEMKEEEEEEEDSDGDDEDEDDDDEDDEDGRDGESVDGGEEEDEADDGDGGDESEEEDDDECAKNQANEGSDSSDDSSSGSDSDSDSSDSGSNNSDSDSDGSNSD